The following is a genomic window from Synechococcus sp. UW69.
TGATGCGACAGGTTCAGCAGAGCACTCCGACCTGGCTCGACATCACCGTGCTGGATCAAAAGCTGCGGATCTGCCGCGGTAACGCAGGAACAACATTCGCGCTGCTGAGGCGCAACGACTTGAACCTGAGTGAACTCTTGGGCGTATGAGGAGTCGCAAACAAGGCTGGAATTTGCCAACCAACTGAGCCAGAACCGAAGGGCTTGAATTCGTCCTGATGGCACGCCTTCTTCAGATTCTGCAGGGATCCAGCAACAGTGCCGATCTGGCGGCATGGACTGCCGTGATCTTTGCCTCGATCACCGCACTTGTGATCTGGGGTCTTTTCAATGCTTACCCCAACATGCTTTAGGCGGTACCAACTAGCGAAATGGGTCCTGCTCGTAAACAGTCGAACGCAAGGTGGGGCCTACATAACGAACGGGATCCTCACCATCTGCCAGGAGTTCCGTGGACCATTGATAAATACTGGAGTCGGGATTAAAACCACGGAACACAACATTCAGAGTCTGCCCCGGCTGAACCGCCGGAGTGAGTTGGATGTTCAAAACCCCTTCCGAATCTGAGACCACAGCAGAGGCCAAACCGGTTGCTCCTCTCCCGCGAAGTGAGTAGTCGCCAAAATAAACCCGAGGTTCTGAGCGCCCCCAGTCCCACTGATCAATGTTGGGCAACTGACGCAAAACAATCGATCTCAAAGCATTGCCTGCATCCTCAGGAACTACAACAGTGATTGTCGTGCGATTGCGCAAACCTTCTGTGGCTTCAGGGTTATGAATCGTGACCCGCGTTGGGGGTCGATCAAACAACGATTGCGCGAGCGACGGCGCCTCCAGCAACAGCATCGGAGCCAGTAAAAGCATCGCCATCCACTGTTGCTTCACCCGATTGAGCCAACGAATGAAACAAGATTAGCCAGGGTGATCAGGTCAACATTGCAGGCCGAAATGTCAGCCATCGACCGGCTTCAGCAATGCCTGGCCAACAAGGATTCGACCATGCCGGTGTGGCCTTGAAGGGCATAGGCCTCGACTTCACGCCGACGCTGCAGCGGCCCCAGCGACTGGGTCACCTGCAGCACATGGTCGACCGTGGACGGGTCGAGATGGTGGGCAAAAAATTTGTCGACCTGAGCAGGGCTGAAGCCACCCTGCGCCTCCAACATCAAGCTGATGGTGGACGAGGACGGCGTGTCCAAACCAGCCAGACAGTCCTGAACCACATGGATGGCCTCATGGGTCAGCACATCCAACTGAAGCCCTGGCTCATCGCGCAGCCCCTGCGACAAACACAGTCGGTTCACGCCCATGTTGTAAGCAGCTCGTTCGGCTCCGGGGCCACAACGATCAAGGCGATCAATAACAACACCAAGCTGCTGAAGCCGATCGATCAAATGATCCGTCCGAGCTGACAGCGAAACCGCATGGGCAGGAGCGCCCCAGGCAACCAGCAACGCAATGGGGAGCAGCAGACGGAAACCCAGCAAGCAAGACGCATCAGACGCACGCTGAGCCTAGG
Proteins encoded in this region:
- a CDS encoding DUF2808 domain-containing protein, whose product is MAMLLLAPMLLLEAPSLAQSLFDRPPTRVTIHNPEATEGLRNRTTITVVVPEDAGNALRSIVLRQLPNIDQWDWGRSEPRVYFGDYSLRGRGATGLASAVVSDSEGVLNIQLTPAVQPGQTLNVVFRGFNPDSSIYQWSTELLADGEDPVRYVGPTLRSTVYEQDPFR